The Brassica napus cultivar Da-Ae chromosome C7, Da-Ae, whole genome shotgun sequence genomic interval CATTTCTAGTTAATAGAAAAATGAGCAAAAGCTCTTAATTCTTTCCAATGTGGCATCACTTTTATTGACTCACAAAATCATACTGTATGATACAACCCTCGCACATTTTATTTTCGTTTCATCTTGAGTAGAAATCAATCGCGTTCTTTTTCAAGGGACCTtccaattttcttttaaataataaaatgttattttgtgaGCATTAAccaatattttattagatgagATTTGTAATTCAAGAAAAATGTTAATCTCACCAAAATCACATTGGTCACACAACAAGAAGACTATTCGTGCAAATTAAGCCAGTGAAATAAATTTGCTCTGCAACATTATGTATTCGTCCAGGTGGTGATTCGCTATATAACGTCATTGGATTGATTATTACTAGTAGAAGTTTAAAATAATCTAGTAATTAGCCTTACAAAAAAGTTTTTCTACTGACAATGGTGTAAATCGAACATGTGGCATAAAGAGATTAAGTGAGTTCAAGTTAGGGTGTGTGCCCACTAGACTTGGTTAAAATTCATATATAGTAAATATTCtaaaagtttttaagaaatattttgaaagccttccaaaaattaaaataaatttttgcaTACTGTGGTAATCGAAAACACTAAACACGATAGATGGTGATCAAGATGAGGCGTGTAGCCACCAGACTATGTTGTTACGCAGAATACTGATAACATTTGCGTTATTATATACTATAGACATGATTGTTTCGTAAATGTTTATATTGTTaaaaatttgtataattttggTTAGTGGGGCCCAAATTACCCAGAATCTATTTCAAGTGGTCTCCAAATTATCACAGCTTAATCTTTGATCCCATACTCAAAAAAACTTTTGTACACAACGAGACAAACGTGTGCGTTTCCTCGATCACTTTAGATACCAAACGGGAAGTTTTGTTCAAAAAGAAACCCGGAGAACCTCAAATCCCAAACAAAGCCATAAGTTCTTGTTTCAACAATGGAAAGAAAATAGGAAGGGTAAAAGGTGATTTTGCAGCATCTAACGGCTCGGGCAAGACCagtctttgtttttgttgttgaatccggatgataaaaacaaatactCAAGTCCTTATGCTCACAACCCACGAGGGAAGTTGTTGATTTGTCCTTCCTCCAATACATCTTTTCCGTTCACTTTGTACCCAATCCTCATGCGCATCACAAGAGATTTCTGTCATATAAACATTCAATCCCTCGAGTGTTAAAATCTAGAGGATCAACCAATCTTTATTTGAACATAGATTGAGCTGCGGATCTCATGAAATGATTCACTTAATGTTGAAGACATGAGCTTAGAAAGGAAGCTCAACAAAGAAAGTGTAGATAcctacttaacaaaaaaaaaagaaaatgtagATACCTTCCCGTGCTGGCTGTTAGTGACTCTCAGATTCTGCGTTACCTTACCACCGCTTGCCGGGAGTGTGTTACTGCTAGCTGGATCCAAGTGCAGCTGGAGGAACTGGAAAATTCCAAGAACGACAGACCAGGTTAAGGAAAGAAAACTTTATACTAAGGGGCAAAAAAAAGATGAGGACGAAGTTAAGAAACTGAAATCACCTTTGGAACAGCTGCCTGGAAGACAAAATCAGTGAAAGTATCAGGAGATAAGTTTATAAAAGTGGCCTCGACATTTGTTGTTTGTGGGTTCCCTGATGGCTTTGAGAAAGTGAATTCAATCTTCAAGGAGCTGCTCTCGTATGCAACAATAGGTGGATATGCTGGACCATTGGTTGCTGCAATTAAGTTACTGATTTTCGTAAAAGGGTTTCAGTGATTATATAGATTCTGTTTCAGTGATTATCTAGAGACATTTCTTTACCTTCCTTTGATGGACTTGGAGAAAGGCCATCTAACAAATCAAACATACCACCAGCAGACGCGGTAGTTGCTATGTGAGGTGGAGCTGATGAAGAAAGTGCGTCCAGCGCAGTAGAAGAATTATTGTTCATGTCGGCTGTTGATAACAAATCAATTGCTGATGTGCTGTTTTGTGCCGGAGAAGGGGTCCCAATTGAAAGAATATCCAGCAACAGATCTGTGCCGGCTTTAGGAGCTGGGGTTGCACCTGAAACATTGCAAAGCTTAAATATCATAACTAAGGACACCATAAAATGAATCGAGCAGCTGTAGAGGCGCCACCAAAGAACTAACCAGATTGTGCTGATGATGATCCTAAGTCAACACTGAGAAGATCCTGAAGGAAATCTGCACCAGATGAACTACTAGGCGCAGCCAAGATATCGTCAGAACCCAGGTCCAGCAAGTCCACTAGTGGAGCTGCAGAAACACCATTTGGAATACTAACTGAAGGCTTGGCCATTGTTGAAACTGACGCAGGCAAAGAGCCAGCCCTCCGCACATTGAAGGTAGCCTCATCTAGCACTGGCATTCTCTCAACCAGGGAAGACCTATATGCACAGAGACCTCGCTTTCATGAGCTCTAAGGGGCAGGcacaatgaaaaaaatacacTAGAAGATGGATAATGAAGAGACAAACAAGGGATTTCATTAACCACCTGATATTTTTATGCCTCTCAACGATAGAATTGAACTCAATAGCTCTCTGCTGCATTTCAAGGAGAAGGCTCCCTTTCTGCTTCAAAATTACATCTTTAATTCTCCTGCcagaattttataaatttgtttaatcACCAGAAGAGAGCTGAGAGCAAGGATGGACAATGTATTTCTAATAATTTCTCAGAAGGTTACGCACTGCAGTTTCTGATAGACACAGCCAAAATTCCATTATTCATATACTCAGTACGCATATGCATCTTGTGTAGAGTTGAAGTTGAGAAGTAAAGATATTGGATGAACGAGGGGTGTGGGGGGATAAGAACAACAGACACTGAGATTGAGAAAACTTTAACATACTCTGAGATAGAAGGAAATCGAGATGACAGCTTCAGTAGAGCAACCAATGCCATCGCTTTTGTAGTCATATCTGAGTTATGGCGAGTAATGGCATCCTCAACAACGTCCACTGCATCACATTCCGTTACCTGCTCAAGGCAGTCAACTAGTCATTGCATGTTTTATTTTACGGTCAACAAGACATCCGGAAAACAAGAGCATCTGCCTATTAAATAGGGATAAAAATGAGTTACTATTGGTACTGTAGTGCTCACCGTTATTGGATCTTCAATACCAAGCATCCCCACATTGTTGACCAACAAATCACCATATTCCCCAATGCACCATATGGCCACTCGGACAAGGGTCTCCTATTTGAAATCTCAAAGAAACCATATTAGGAAGGATTACACAAATTGAAGATTGAAATCAATCAAACATAGAAAATAAGAGGTACCTGTTCCGAATATGTCAAGACTGCTTTGTATAATGCTCTGACTGTATACCCATGAAGCTCTGATGCATTGCTTATGACAACAATCAGAGCATGCCACACAtcatctttcacaaactttccaGCCTACTAAGACGTAATAGAGGACAATAGGGTTAAGGCCGATACAAAATGTCCAATCAAAAAGAGCTTAGACAACTATAAACTCTTCAAACATAGCATAAAATGTCTCGTATTTTTATCCATACCTCCGACAGAACCTTGAGCATCTGATCAATGTACCAGATTTTCTCTGGAGAAAACCTGCATTATCGAAATTGTCAATAAATCAATATAGAATCCAGTTAACTCGACACTCAAATCTCTTGAGCATAAAAAAAGTTAAGGCAAGTGCTCACTTTCTCAAACAGAATACTTACTTCTCAACGATAGAACAAATTTTTGCACTAAGATCCTCCTTAAAATCTTCATCGCTGATTTCCAAATAATCAATTAGCTCCTTTGTCAGTTGTTTGACATTATTCTCATTCACCAAAAGAGAGACGAGCTCAAGAGCTCTTTTCCGGATAGAAGCATCTGGGTCCTAAATTGTTGATGGAAGCAAAAACCAAATTAATATGAATTCTTTCTCTAAGACAAGTAGACAACTATTACTTACAGTTGTATACATATATTTCCGGGTAGTACTAAAAACAATACCTTAACACATTCCAAGATTGTAACTCTGTGCCTTTGCACTGCTTGATCATCAAAAGCGATTGCTTTCATCAGCATGTTTAATGCAACATATCTGAGAGAACGAGAATATGAATTTCATAAGGGGAGTGCAGTGCAGCATGTCTGAGAGAACAAGAGTgagaaattataatataaaacgaATATTAAGAAGCACTGGCTGATAACAAGAGGGCAATGTGTTTCATAGAGCTGCATTGATAAACGGAAAACAACAAACTAGTAATCTAGTTCTAAACATATGGTATCATATGATTGTAACAGATAAAAACTGAAGTGAAGGGGTTGAAACTTGAACCTGATATTATTGTCACGGTTAGATAGGAATCTTCCCAAGATATTGATAGCAAGCACACGCAAGCTACTGGTGTCTTCAATGGCCATGATTGTTTCAACACACTCATAGAGTATGGCATTTCCTGCGTTCTTGTTTGATTCAGTTTTTGTTGCCACCTACAATAGCATGAAACCAACTAGAATAAAGATATCTCTCAGCGTAACAGCAAGGAACTAGAAAACAAAGCAACCAACAGTAGATCCCTGACTCTGAAGTTAGAAGATTTCTAAAACAAGACATGCAACAGAAGCAAGATTCGCCATGGTGATAGAACTGATTGAAGCAACCTTATCTAGCCACAAATAAGCACTCGCTAATAAACAAAGACCGGCATCAAAAGAGGTAAAATTCAACCCGGCCAAAAGTACGTGTAATGTCAGTACCCAACAAGTCCTGTATCcaacaaaaataatgatatccCATCACCTATCAACTAGTGAAGCTTCTTTCTCCCATTACGCTATACTTAAACATGAGCTGTAGCACATGAGATAACAAAGCTATCATATAACACTAGTACTTtctacaaaaatttaaaaatatatatttaatgcaACTGAAAGAAAATTACGATAAGATCTTGATGGTTCCTAAGGGAATTACATCCTAAATGTGAAAATGGTGAGCCATATCCAGGATCATTAGCTATTTGTTACTAACCTGGGCAAGTATATCAGTCATCAAATCACTAGCATTGGCGTCACCGTGGCCTAAAACACGCAGGACCTTAAGTAACCGTATGTGTAAAAAAGGGTCTGTGATCCCTGCAACATCATACTCAGGCTGATATGCGCTATTTGTAATATCCCTCAGAGTTTTTATTAGCCCCTCCGTGCATTTCTGCATAGACAATACAAAGACAAAACTTTATCAAAAAACCTGTCTGCCCATTTCAGCACAATGATCTAGTTCTAGGCGAATACCGCACGTGAATCAAACTCATTTGAGGGCAGGAACGTAAGTGAAGGAGAAATATAGTACACAGAAGCATTATACAAGTAATATAGTGGGCACATGTACGGATGTTCAacgaaaaatataaaactacaaTATGCCGCTGCTCCTGTATGCACTAATTAAGCGATTTACAGAAGTTTATTGAGCTACCTTCCTGAAGAATTCTAGGGCCTCATCATTGATCGTGCATAGTTCATAACAAAGTTGAACTCCTGTTATAAGAACACCATGATGCTTTTCTTTAAGCAAGGACGAAGCCGCATTTATAAAGTTCTCCGCAAGATCTGGAACTTTCCTTACTATTCTAGTGGAGCAAAGTGCCGCCTacatataatacaacaacacaAATGGTCAAAGAaatgaaagaacaaaaaaaaacagcaatCGAACTCCATCAAGCCATATATAGGAACTAGAAAACACTTCACCTTTTTCCGGATATTAGGGTCACGAAACTGGATCAACCTTTCTACTTCCGGCGCAAGATCACGAGCCATTTCCGCAGAACAAATATTCCCTAAAGCACAGAGCGCCAATCCTACAACATACTGGTTCGTGTGGTTAAGATCTCTGCACGTGAGTCAAGGCTAAACCGGAACAAATCTATTAAGCTATTTTCCCCACCTTGAATTCCTACCATAGCAATGAATCCCAAAAGCAAATGTGCGATCTTTCACCACTAACATTGAACAAGAATCTAAGCAAAGGCCATGCTATTAAAATCAATACAATATGCTTTCCTCTCCAAATTCCCATCACAGCAAATGCAACCCTAAATCAAGAGTTCAATCTTTCTCCACTAACACTGAACAAGAATCTATGCAAAGTCACTAGGAACAGTAAAGGATACTGTTTTAATGAGTTAGTGACGAGCATCAAGACTTCTTGTCTCTCATCAAGAAGCAACATTAACCCGAGATAACCAATCCTCTTCTCTGGAAACCCCGGAGACGCAATAAGCTTCAAGCACTCCATCTGCCCAAAGTGCGTAGGGTAGCCCAGCatgtgtatgaacatgagcttAGCGAGGTTCCTGTGCCTATCATGAGGGTCATTCTCGTTGATAGATGCTCTGATATCAGCACACTCTTTTCTCACAACGCCACGCTCCTCAGCAGCTGTTTTGCAAGCTCTTATGGATCTGATCATGTCCCTGAAATCATACaatttaaagtaaattttcAAACTGATCTGAAACATATAAACACCCAAATCCTTCTCGCATTCCCATTCGTATATGATCAGAAACAGAGACTATTATGAAACGTGAGATGGAAATGGAAAGAGGAGGATCCAATTACCTTAGACGAGTACTGGAAGAGAAGGGATTCATGGTTGGAGCAACTTTTAGGAAGAATCTACAAATCGAGTAATCCGCGCGGAAGAATTACGCCGCCGGAGCTCCGAGTAGCTGATCTAGAAACGAGGGATGAAAACGAAACTGAGTGATTTGGATCTCGGTGGACACGACGACGATTCTCAGTCTTCGTAAAGCCACATTCCAAATTAAATACGTTGTAACGTGATTATAGATTAAACGGCGACGTTTCCTCAGCAGCCAGAAAATATAAACTAGCCGACAGTGGGCCTTAGTTGGGCCCAAGTGTAACAATTACTTGAACAAGTGCGCGACACTTTAATAAAGTTAAAAGATGCTATGCAGCAAGTAAAGACGCAAGTCGCTTTCTCTCCCACTACTCGATTCCGACAAGTCGCTTTCTTGTTCGTCGTTTTCAATCTGGGTATGTTTCTTTCAGATATCTGCTTCTGAATCTGTTAACTTGCCTCAATTTCCAAACCCAAAAATgggatttttaataatattttcatgggTACGAGGTTTGTCGACGGTCATAAGTCTGGAATGAATCCACAGACGACTCATGCTCTACCACCAGGATCATCTTCCAATTTGATTCGTTAGGATGCACATTCTACACTAGTACTTCTTTTCCTCTGTCCATTGGTAAATACGCACAAATCCACCACCTTTAGTACTAATCTATGGATCGGATCATCGTAGCTGTGTTTGTAAATGGGTAGTCGATTGAAGCTTGTATAAGTAAATGTTAGGGCTAATGGGTAGCTCATTTGGAGTATGTATTTGTGTAGATAGTGTGATGAGTCGGTTTGCTGGGGATGGGAATCCCGGTTATTTAGATGGGTAACAGCCGGTTCAGCAAACCTCGTGGTAGGGAATGTCTATGTTGCTGATAAGAACAAATAAAGCCATACGCAAGATTAGCTCTCTTCAGGTGTTTTATCCATTTTCTTATGCCCCTTTTTGCTTTGAATGCTAGTTTAGTTTGTTACTGTCTAATCTTTTGTTTACTGGGCTGCACATAACGCAACATTCTCTAGTGACTTTGAAAAAACTTTTGTTACGCATAGATGTTGTTTGCTTGTTGTCTCTGACCATGGAAACGAAATGATCCGCCAGATAAACCTAAAGGAGGAGGATTAGCTCGAAATCTCTCATACTagtatgtttgtttttttgttttttgtaaattttgataCACTCTGCTTTTAGAAACTTCAAGGATTCTCCTTTTGATGTTTTCAGGTTTAGGGTCATACTCTCTTTGGTCAGTAGGGATTGTCCTCTCATGCTTTCTCGGTTTAGCCATTGGATTTGCTACTCGCCCTTACATCATTCGTCATGTGAGTTTCTTTATTTTAACTATCATCATCACATTTGTTTATGTCTCTAACTCTCTTAACCAAATTGTTATAGACAGGAAGAAGCGAATCACCACCACTCGTTTCATCATGACATGGAAGCTTCTCCTAATTATCAAATTAGGTTCGGACCTTCTTCTCCTACGTTAGAAACTTAGTTGCTGGATCGTTACTAAGTAGACTAATTATGATGATTGTATCTCACCTTTCCCTCATTTATTCCGCAATAAGTAGATTAGAAAGTTCGATGGTATCTCCCCTTTTCTTCATGTGTCAACGGTCAACCCAACAATGTAGCTATCTTAAACAAGACAGACACGTTACTAAGTAGACAGCAACTTAGAGCCGCCGCTCTCTCTGGAACCTTCTGATGATGTTATGGACCTGATTACATTTGATGATGCACAAGAAACTAATAATGATGAAGAGTGCAGTGATCAGGAGACTGACATTGCTTTGACTCTTCCTCGTGCAACCATAGATGACATGATAAACGTTCAGATTCAAAGATGGCTGAGAACAGCGCTGCAGTTATTCCTCTGCTGACTaggcttttgtttttgtttaaaagcAGAGGAAGTATGTGTCTTCAGTAAAATTGTTAATGTTCTTGGAACTAAAATAGCTTTGTGCTGAACGTGTTCAAATCAAAAATGTTCTTGgaatttcaaatcaaaaattCCTTGTAGGCTCCACTGCTCAGATTAGCAGAACTTTTGATTTGTCATCTAAGTTAAATGCATTGTATTTATGTTATGCATTTTAATAGGGAAAATCGCATTTTAAACCTTGAGAGTGCCACATTCTCGCACTTTAAACACTGAACGATTTTGACTCGCACTTTAAACCTTGAAAttgacatttttattataacaaacCTCCAAGTCAACTAGGTGACATGTACTGTTCATTTTGGGATGACATGccggttttttctttttcttttaaataaaaaataaaatacatataaaattcgaaaaaaaatcaaaaaacttgaaaaaattggaaaaattcaaaaaaatctaaaatttcaaaaaaaatataaaaaataacatttcaaaattaaaaataaaattaatatttttaaaaattaatccaATTATAAACCATTAAGTATATATAAGATAATAACTTGAATGGTGATTTTAGATTCTGGTTTTtggttattgattttttttaaaaaaatttgatttattaatacttaacttgttaaattttcaaaattaatcctATTATtggtattatttattaaaatgatatttattttagtaattttaagtttgtttaaaaagaaattaacttataagtgaagttcttaaaaatagtaaataactttgaaattaaataaataactttgaaattaaataaataactaatcaaATTTTAGAGAAACTAAAATATGTGCTACTTATCTAAGAAGTTTCACTCATACCAAAACCTAACATATACAAATCTAAAGGCATACATCTCTATCtcttaattatatttcaaactaACTTACAGTATTTTAGTTAAGGTCGAAAACATTTTAAGTGGTCTATGAGAAATTTTCTAGTTTCACAAAAATTTAATAAGTTaagtattaataaatcaaaaattaaaaaaaaatcaaaaaccaaaaaaacagaatctagtatcaccattcaagttattatattatatatatttattggtttataatcggattaatttttttaaaaatattttattttatttttaattttgagttattttaatatttttttaatttttcaaaaaaaaaaacgattttttcGAATTGTTTCGAATtttctatgtattttatttttatttaaaaaaaagaaaaaaccaacTCGTCATCACAAAATGAACAGTACTTGTCATCTCATTGACTTAGTAAACAAATAAATCTCGTTGGAGGTTTGTTATGATAAGAATGTCACTTTCAAGGTGTAAAGTGCTAGTCAAAAACGTTCAGTGTTTAAAGTGCGAGAATGTGACACTCACAGGGTTTAAAATGCGATTTTCCCCatttgaatatatatgttttgtacGATTATTTTAAGGTTACATTTGTGAGTTTAgaactaaaattattattaaactgAGTATAACTGAGttaactataaatataaaacataatttttacataaattaataatttgtttgtttatggGAAAATTCTCCTTATATAGAGAATtacaatttaatattaataatttttatatttttaaatacaatcaaTACTACTGtaattttaagataatttatttattttgtttaaaatcatACAATGAGTTTATGactattaagaaaattaaatttttgattgttGGAATGAGCTTTTTTAATGGGTCATGAATGTAATGAATTAAATTAATGGTTAAgtatattttcaaacaaaaaaaatcgaaaGACT includes:
- the LOC106371047 gene encoding AP-1 complex subunit gamma-1; protein product: MNPFSSSTRLRDMIRSIRACKTAAEERGVVRKECADIRASINENDPHDRHRNLAKLMFIHMLGYPTHFGQMECLKLIASPGFPEKRIGYLGLMLLLDERQEVLMLVTNSLKQDLNHTNQYVVGLALCALGNICSAEMARDLAPEVERLIQFRDPNIRKKAALCSTRIVRKVPDLAENFINAASSLLKEKHHGVLITGVQLCYELCTINDEALEFFRKKCTEGLIKTLRDITNSAYQPEYDVAGITDPFLHIRLLKVLRVLGHGDANASDLMTDILAQVATKTESNKNAGNAILYECVETIMAIEDTSSLRVLAINILGRFLSNRDNNIRYVALNMLMKAIAFDDQAVQRHRVTILECVKDPDASIRKRALELVSLLVNENNVKQLTKELIDYLEISDEDFKEDLSAKICSIVEKFSPEKIWYIDQMLKVLSEAGKFVKDDVWHALIVVISNASELHGYTVRALYKAVLTYSEQETLVRVAIWCIGEYGDLLVNNVGMLGIEDPITVTECDAVDVVEDAITRHNSDMTTKAMALVALLKLSSRFPSISERIKDVILKQKGSLLLEMQQRAIEFNSIVERHKNIRSSLVERMPVLDEATFNVRRAGSLPASVSTMAKPSVSIPNGVSAAPLVDLLDLGSDDILAAPSSSSGADFLQDLLSVDLGSSSAQSGATPAPKAGTDLLLDILSIGTPSPAQNSTSAIDLLSTADMNNNSSTALDALSSSAPPHIATTASAGGMFDLLDGLSPSPSKEATNGPAYPPIVAYESSSLKIEFTFSKPSGNPQTTNVEATFINLSPDTFTDFVFQAAVPKFLQLHLDPASSNTLPASGGKVTQNLRVTNSQHGKKSLVMRMRIGYKVNGKDVLEEGQINNFPRGL